One Cyanobacterium sp. T60_A2020_053 genomic window carries:
- the tnpB gene encoding IS200/IS605 family element transposase accessory protein TnpB: protein MLKAVKVQLYPNHKQAEKLSQVMGSARWFWNYALNLCNETYKQTGKGLGRTAINKELPLLKKAEETAWLGDCYSQVLQSVTLNLTKAFMNFFDKRAKYPRFKSYHGKQSCQYPQNVKIVDGCLKIPQLGLVKASIHRIFDGEIKTVTVSKTPTGKYFASILFDTKQDFPEVIITGKVCGIDLGIKDFAIVHDGDKTSRYNNPRQIKKHEKNLARKQQKLARKKKGSQNREKARKLVAKVHERTSNARHDFLHKLSRKIVNNNQVVVVEKLNIKGMVRNHCLAKAISDVGWGTFINFLDYKLKEKGGLLVEIDRWFPSSKTCSNCLYQMSEMPLDVREWTCPSCGTHHDRDENASKNIRAEGIRLIKTDGLAVSAKVSTVRPKGGRKSVLRHEPVKLEAPVTASA, encoded by the coding sequence ATGCTCAAGGCAGTAAAGGTTCAGCTATATCCTAATCATAAACAAGCGGAAAAGCTATCACAAGTGATGGGTTCTGCTAGATGGTTTTGGAATTATGCTCTGAATCTATGCAATGAGACTTATAAACAAACTGGTAAAGGCTTAGGGCGAACGGCAATCAATAAAGAATTACCATTACTCAAAAAAGCAGAAGAAACAGCGTGGCTTGGAGATTGTTACTCTCAGGTTTTGCAATCAGTAACTCTCAATCTCACAAAAGCGTTTATGAACTTTTTTGATAAACGAGCCAAATACCCTCGATTCAAGTCTTATCACGGCAAACAGTCTTGTCAATATCCACAAAATGTCAAGATAGTTGATGGTTGTCTGAAAATTCCTCAGTTGGGATTAGTAAAAGCATCAATTCATCGGATATTTGACGGAGAAATCAAAACTGTAACCGTAAGTAAAACACCCACTGGTAAATACTTTGCTTCTATTCTTTTTGATACTAAACAAGATTTTCCCGAAGTAATAATCACGGGGAAAGTTTGCGGTATCGACTTAGGAATAAAAGATTTTGCTATTGTCCACGATGGCGATAAAACCAGTAGATATAACAATCCTAGACAAATAAAAAAACATGAAAAAAACTTAGCCCGTAAGCAACAAAAATTAGCCCGTAAGAAAAAAGGTTCTCAAAATAGAGAGAAAGCACGAAAGCTAGTAGCTAAAGTACACGAACGCACAAGTAATGCCCGTCATGACTTCCTTCATAAACTTTCCAGAAAGATTGTGAATAATAATCAAGTGGTAGTCGTAGAGAAACTGAATATCAAGGGTATGGTTCGTAATCACTGTTTAGCGAAAGCAATATCTGATGTTGGTTGGGGAACTTTTATCAATTTCTTAGACTATAAACTCAAAGAAAAAGGTGGGTTATTGGTCGAGATTGATCGATGGTTTCCTAGTTCTAAAACTTGTTCTAATTGTCTCTATCAAATGTCAGAAATGCCGTTGGATGTGAGAGAGTGGACTTGCCCTAGTTGTGGTACTCACCATGATAGAGATGAAAATGCGAGTAAGAATATTAGAGCAGAAGGCATTAGATTGATAAAGACGGATGGACTAGCCGTCTCTGCTAAGGTCAGCACAGTAAGACCAAAAGGCGGACGCAAGTCTGTGTTGAGGCATGAGCCTGTGAAGTTAGAAGCTCCCGTTACAGCGTCAGCTTAA
- a CDS encoding EAL domain-containing protein, whose product MTARIRALKDYAIAVGDGDYSQQPMLMTQDLFPDERLIMSQVLRKMTHNIQEREELLQGIFNQVAVGILLQDTQGNIWKVNQTVCDILDYSEAELINQNYFNFICADDIEAIQAHLNTSVALNHSLPTVEGRCFTKNGETKWLGITMTLVKDKENNSSYFVSVIQDITARHQAEEKLIKASNYDSLTDLPNRSLFLQSLNDLLTEAQENPQQTFAVLLIDIDNFKTLNDTLGHLAGDLFLQEIAQRFKLCLRNGDLVARLGGDEFAILLPSIESVAEAKNIARRIHQKVKTPFYINQQEFITGASIGIVLNKDQSTNKTYQSSLDLLRDADIAMYTIKHNTKSGYQVFDHQMYLDVINKRQLEKELREAIKQEKLELYFQPIINLRTKKLASIESLVRWHHTQKGLLTPSQFLPLAESVGLMSALGCLILKKACQQLKHWQNQGLISSSVTMSVNVAGQQFQQDMIFTQVKEVLAITELLPQNLRLEITETVINNHISETTDILQKIRLLGVHISIDDFGTGYSSLARLKNFPIDQLKIDKSFMDDLQHNRNAQFVQAVLNLCHDLELDAVCEGVENEIQKNFLVKMNCHSGQGYYWAKPMDYQAFTKWLIDNERESGFAQKRAE is encoded by the coding sequence TTGACCGCAAGGATAAGGGCGCTGAAAGATTACGCTATAGCGGTGGGTGACGGGGATTATAGTCAACAACCGATGTTAATGACTCAGGATTTATTCCCCGATGAAAGATTAATTATGTCTCAGGTATTGCGAAAAATGACCCATAATATTCAAGAGAGAGAAGAACTTTTACAAGGCATTTTTAATCAAGTTGCCGTAGGTATTTTACTTCAAGATACACAAGGGAATATTTGGAAGGTTAATCAAACGGTTTGTGATATTTTAGATTACTCAGAAGCAGAATTAATCAATCAAAATTATTTTAATTTTATTTGTGCTGACGACATCGAAGCAATTCAAGCGCACCTCAACACCAGTGTCGCCCTTAATCATTCTTTGCCTACGGTTGAAGGGCGCTGTTTTACCAAAAATGGTGAGACTAAATGGCTAGGTATTACCATGACTTTAGTCAAAGATAAAGAGAATAACTCTAGTTATTTTGTCTCTGTAATACAAGATATTACCGCCAGACATCAAGCTGAAGAGAAATTAATCAAAGCCTCTAATTACGACAGCTTAACAGATTTACCTAACCGTAGTTTATTTCTTCAATCTCTCAATGATTTACTAACTGAAGCACAAGAAAACCCTCAACAAACTTTTGCTGTATTATTAATCGACATTGATAATTTTAAAACCCTCAACGATACTTTAGGACATTTAGCTGGAGATTTATTTTTACAAGAAATTGCCCAACGTTTTAAGTTGTGTTTGCGTAATGGTGATTTAGTGGCAAGGTTAGGTGGAGATGAATTTGCCATTTTATTGCCTTCCATCGAGTCGGTGGCAGAAGCGAAAAATATTGCCCGTCGCATTCATCAAAAAGTCAAAACACCTTTTTATATTAATCAACAAGAGTTTATCACTGGCGCTTCCATTGGCATTGTCTTAAATAAAGATCAAAGTACCAATAAAACTTATCAATCATCTTTAGATTTATTGCGAGATGCTGATATTGCCATGTATACCATTAAACATAATACTAAGTCAGGTTATCAAGTTTTTGACCATCAAATGTATCTTGATGTAATTAATAAACGACAATTAGAAAAAGAATTAAGGGAAGCTATTAAACAAGAAAAATTAGAGCTATATTTTCAACCAATTATTAATTTACGAACAAAAAAATTAGCAAGTATTGAATCTCTAGTTAGGTGGCATCATACCCAAAAAGGACTACTTACTCCTAGTCAATTTTTACCCCTTGCTGAGTCAGTAGGATTGATGAGTGCGCTGGGTTGTCTCATTTTAAAAAAGGCTTGTCAACAACTGAAACATTGGCAAAATCAAGGGCTTATTAGCTCATCAGTTACCATGAGTGTTAATGTTGCTGGGCAACAATTTCAACAAGATATGATTTTTACTCAGGTTAAAGAAGTGTTAGCAATAACTGAGTTATTACCTCAAAATTTACGTTTAGAAATTACTGAAACTGTGATTAATAATCATATTAGTGAAACTACTGATATTTTACAAAAAATTAGACTTTTAGGGGTTCATATTTCCATTGATGATTTTGGCACGGGCTATTCTTCTTTAGCTAGATTAAAAAATTTTCCTATCGATCAATTAAAAATAGATAAAAGTTTTATGGATGATTTACAACATAACCGCAATGCTCAATTTGTTCAAGCTGTATTGAATTTGTGTCATGATTTGGAATTAGATGCTGTTTGTGAGGGAGTTGAAAATGAAATTCAGAAAAACTTTTTAGTAAAAATGAATTGTCATAGCGGACAAGGATACTACTGGGCGAAACCCATGGATTATCAAGCCTTCACTAAATGGTTAATTGACAACGAGAGAGAGTCAGGATTTGCCCAAAAAAGGGCAGAGTAG
- a CDS encoding protoheme IX farnesyltransferase yields MIGTSLNPRHENFREVIKSYYFLTKPRIIPLLLITTAASMFIAGEGAVDASLLMLTLLGGTLAAASAQTFNCVYDQDIDYDMKRTRKRPIPSGKVDSNHAITFGMVLGLASFVILAWGVNLLSALLAMSGIVFYMLIYTHWLKRHTSQNIVIGGAAGAIPPLVGWAAVTGELSLTAWAIFTLIFLWTPPHFWALALMIKDDYAEVNVPMLPVVKGAETTVKQIFIYTLITVVFSLVFIYPLHSLGVIYGGGALVLGTFFIIKAWQLQQQPEEKERAKSMFKYSILYMMLLCTGMVVDSLGII; encoded by the coding sequence ATGATTGGTACAAGTTTAAATCCTCGCCATGAAAATTTTAGGGAAGTAATTAAAAGCTATTATTTCCTGACAAAACCGAGGATTATTCCTCTTCTGTTAATCACTACGGCCGCTTCCATGTTTATCGCTGGGGAGGGCGCTGTGGATGCTTCCCTGTTGATGCTAACCCTCTTAGGAGGGACTTTGGCGGCTGCTTCCGCACAGACTTTTAACTGTGTTTATGATCAAGATATTGATTACGACATGAAGCGCACGAGAAAGCGCCCGATACCTTCGGGCAAAGTGGACTCGAATCATGCTATTACTTTTGGCATGGTATTGGGTTTGGCATCTTTCGTTATTTTGGCGTGGGGTGTTAATTTACTCTCGGCTTTACTGGCAATGTCAGGCATTGTCTTCTATATGCTGATTTATACCCACTGGTTAAAACGTCATACTTCCCAAAATATCGTCATTGGTGGCGCGGCTGGTGCGATTCCGCCTTTGGTGGGTTGGGCAGCAGTCACGGGAGAGTTGAGTTTGACTGCTTGGGCGATTTTTACCCTGATTTTTTTATGGACTCCCCCTCATTTTTGGGCTTTAGCTTTAATGATTAAGGATGATTATGCGGAAGTAAATGTGCCAATGTTGCCTGTGGTGAAGGGCGCTGAGACAACGGTTAAGCAAATTTTCATCTATACTCTCATTACGGTGGTATTCAGCTTAGTTTTCATCTATCCTCTCCATAGTTTAGGGGTGATTTATGGGGGAGGGGCGCTGGTTTTAGGTACTTTCTTCATTATCAAGGCTTGGCAGTTACAACAACAGCCAGAGGAGAAGGAAAGAGCAAAATCTATGTTTAAATACTCGATCCTTTATATGATGTTATTGTGTACAGGTATGGTGGTAGATAGTTTAGGCATAATTTAG
- a CDS encoding undecaprenyl-diphosphate phosphatase: MFNQSKSSLLTYITGICGGLMIVILTNSFAHAQDIPIQSTSQDLNFFQAVFLGFVQGMTEFLPISSSAHLKVVPVALGWGDPGVTFTAVIQLGSIVAVIWYFWQDLKNVALGMLQAVQTKKYDSQEFKMGMGIIIGTIPICIAGIAIKIFIPDFDNSSLRSLVAIAIASIVMSILLAIAEKWGKAKRDFNTLTIQDGVLMGLAQTLALIPGVSRSGSTITSGLFINLERSTAARFSFLLGIPAITIAGLVELKDVISADFTPESLMPIVIGTISSGIFSYLAIVWLIRYLQKHKTWVFVWYRLLFGMIILGVLGFQ; the protein is encoded by the coding sequence ATGTTCAATCAATCTAAATCATCGTTATTAACTTACATTACAGGAATTTGTGGCGGATTAATGATCGTCATTTTAACTAATTCTTTCGCCCATGCTCAAGATATACCAATTCAATCGACATCTCAAGACTTGAATTTTTTTCAAGCGGTATTTTTAGGATTTGTGCAGGGAATGACGGAATTTTTGCCTATTAGTAGTAGCGCCCACCTTAAAGTCGTACCCGTTGCGTTAGGATGGGGAGACCCGGGAGTAACATTTACGGCAGTGATTCAACTTGGTAGTATTGTGGCGGTAATTTGGTATTTTTGGCAAGACCTCAAAAATGTAGCATTGGGAATGTTACAAGCCGTGCAAACCAAAAAATATGACTCCCAAGAGTTTAAAATGGGCATGGGAATTATTATTGGTACAATTCCCATTTGTATCGCAGGAATTGCCATTAAAATTTTTATCCCCGATTTTGATAACTCTTCTTTGAGAAGTTTAGTTGCTATTGCCATTGCTTCTATCGTGATGTCAATACTATTAGCAATCGCTGAAAAATGGGGTAAAGCCAAGCGTGATTTTAATACTCTCACCATTCAAGACGGGGTTTTGATGGGATTAGCTCAAACTCTAGCTTTAATTCCGGGAGTTTCAAGGTCTGGCTCAACTATTACATCAGGGCTATTTATTAATTTAGAACGTTCTACCGCAGCGCGCTTCTCCTTTCTCTTGGGTATTCCTGCTATCACTATTGCTGGATTAGTGGAATTAAAAGACGTTATCAGCGCTGATTTTACACCTGAATCTCTAATGCCAATCGTAATTGGTACAATTTCTTCGGGAATTTTTTCCTATCTTGCCATTGTGTGGTTAATTCGTTATTTACAAAAACATAAAACTTGGGTTTTTGTTTGGTATCGTCTTCTATTCGGCATGATAATTTTAGGGGTGTTGGGTTTTCAATAA
- a CDS encoding aspartate aminotransferase: protein METNWIHRADRLNALPPYVFARLDELKAKAREQGLDLIDLGMGNPDGFAPEPIIESAKQALSVSHYHGYPPFEGTANFRTAIANWYQRRYNVELSPDNEALPLLGSKEGLSHLALAYVNPGDTVIVPSPAYPAHYRGPAIAGANIYAPRLTAENNWLIDFSAIPEDVARRTKIIYFNYPNNPTTATAPRAFYEEAVAWAQHYEVMLVHDLAYAELAFEGYEPTSLLEVKGAKEIGVEFHTLSKTYNMAGWRVGFVVGNSDIIQGLRTLKTNLDYGIFSVIQAAAQTALELPDNYIHEVQKRYQTRRDFFIKGIKELGWDVKPSQATMYLWIPTPRDSNSTDFALDLLQKTGVVVTPGNAFGDGGEGYVRVSLIADCQRLGEALNRWKGAGIHF, encoded by the coding sequence ATGGAAACAAATTGGATTCATCGTGCTGACCGTTTAAATGCTTTACCCCCTTATGTTTTCGCCCGTTTGGATGAGTTGAAAGCCAAAGCCAGAGAACAAGGTTTGGATTTGATTGATTTAGGCATGGGTAATCCAGACGGTTTCGCACCTGAACCAATTATCGAATCGGCTAAACAGGCTTTATCTGTTAGTCATTATCACGGTTATCCTCCTTTTGAAGGTACGGCAAATTTTCGCACCGCCATTGCTAATTGGTATCAACGCCGTTACAACGTTGAATTAAGCCCAGATAATGAAGCGTTACCCTTATTAGGCTCCAAGGAAGGTTTGTCTCATCTCGCCTTAGCTTATGTTAATCCGGGGGATACTGTTATTGTACCGAGTCCAGCTTATCCCGCGCACTACCGAGGCCCTGCCATTGCTGGGGCTAATATTTATGCCCCTCGTTTAACGGCGGAAAATAACTGGTTAATTGATTTTAGTGCCATTCCTGAAGATGTGGCACGGCGCACGAAAATTATTTATTTTAATTATCCGAATAATCCCACCACTGCCACCGCCCCAAGGGCTTTTTATGAAGAAGCGGTGGCATGGGCGCAACATTATGAAGTTATGTTAGTTCATGATTTAGCTTATGCTGAGTTAGCTTTTGAGGGATATGAGCCCACCAGTTTGCTAGAGGTGAAGGGCGCTAAGGAAATTGGTGTGGAATTTCATACTCTCTCGAAAACCTATAATATGGCAGGTTGGCGCGTGGGTTTTGTGGTAGGCAATAGCGACATTATTCAAGGATTACGCACCCTAAAAACTAACTTAGACTATGGTATTTTTAGTGTGATTCAGGCGGCGGCACAAACAGCTTTAGAATTACCAGATAATTATATCCATGAAGTGCAAAAACGTTATCAAACCCGACGAGATTTTTTCATCAAGGGTATTAAGGAATTAGGTTGGGATGTAAAACCATCTCAAGCCACCATGTATTTATGGATTCCCACTCCCCGTGATTCTAATTCTACGGATTTTGCCCTTGATTTATTGCAAAAAACGGGCGTAGTTGTCACTCCGGGTAATGCTTTTGGGGATGGGGGTGAAGGATATGTACGAGTTAGTTTGATTGCTGATTGTCAGCGTCTTGGTGAGGCTTTAAATCGGTGGAAGGGCGCTGGTATTCATTTTTAA
- a CDS encoding Uma2 family endonuclease, protein MIITVQSTAKTSLSLEEFLQLPETKPYSEYIDGKIEEKPMPQGQHSVLQGRLVTIINEKVLANKIAYAFPELRCTFGGKSLTPDISVFTWQRIPKDEKGRIANRFQTFPDWVIEILSPEQSANKVMRKIMFCLSQGTQLGWLIDTEDESVMIFEPNQFPEIKVEKEVLPVLNSIKIFELSVEEMFSWLAI, encoded by the coding sequence ATGATTATTACGGTTCAATCCACAGCGAAAACATCTTTAAGTTTAGAAGAATTTTTGCAACTGCCAGAAACAAAACCCTACAGTGAATATATCGATGGCAAAATAGAAGAAAAACCCATGCCTCAAGGACAACACAGCGTTTTACAAGGTCGTTTAGTTACCATTATCAACGAAAAGGTTTTAGCGAACAAAATTGCTTATGCCTTCCCTGAATTACGATGTACTTTTGGGGGAAAATCTTTAACTCCTGATATATCAGTATTTACTTGGCAACGTATTCCTAAAGATGAAAAAGGTAGAATTGCTAATCGCTTTCAAACTTTTCCTGACTGGGTAATTGAAATTTTATCTCCTGAACAATCAGCGAATAAAGTAATGAGAAAAATTATGTTTTGTCTTAGTCAAGGTACACAATTAGGATGGTTAATTGATACTGAAGATGAATCAGTGATGATATTTGAGCCTAATCAATTTCCAGAAATTAAAGTAGAAAAAGAGGTTTTACCTGTTTTAAATAGTATTAAAATTTTTGAATTATCCGTAGAAGAAATGTTCAGTTGGTTAGCTATTTAG
- a CDS encoding acyl-CoA thioesterase — translation MIFAYQRPIHFADTDSAGVVYFARLLSICHEAYENYLTKKGINLREFFNNNHTAIPIIHAEIDFFYPVFCGDIVIINSKITKINDKVFQIDYLIKKEEENIGKGMTKHICINPQTRKTKPFPAHFSEQFFH, via the coding sequence ATGATATTTGCTTACCAGCGCCCGATACACTTTGCCGACACAGATAGTGCCGGAGTTGTATATTTTGCAAGATTATTGTCCATCTGTCATGAAGCCTACGAAAATTATTTAACAAAAAAGGGAATTAATTTACGGGAATTTTTTAATAATAATCATACTGCTATTCCCATTATTCATGCTGAAATTGATTTTTTTTATCCTGTTTTTTGTGGTGACATAGTTATAATCAATTCAAAAATAACGAAGATTAATGATAAAGTATTTCAAATTGATTACCTTATCAAAAAAGAAGAAGAAAATATCGGTAAAGGTATGACAAAACATATTTGTATTAATCCGCAAACCAGAAAAACTAAACCTTTTCCGGCTCATTTCTCTGAGCAATTTTTTCATTAG
- a CDS encoding flotillin family protein: MKFWLNFIQQLPTIELDKLELQKPQYLSSSNNQTTATIPINTAPTLAQLNIGNVTFFGGLIAFLVMLGLVAIWGYTRVYTITPNNEAFVRTGGIFAKDKKVILNGGCMVIPGFHELTRVPLREISIDVVRQGNLAVRTRDYLRANMRVTFYVCISADKDAVLTAAQRLSKQGKISEVDIKDALEKRADDAIRAAAKKKSIAEIDSDKLGFADEVLNLIQQDLRKVGLTLNNIAISEIEESDTYDENNFFDAQGVRLRTETIQKSIKQKLDVELETKREKREIELNTQVAIEQQELDAEKQSLNINKEKEEAKLTKMKEIEFLKAQREREIQESRDQEQAKIERNKILQQQAIEEERIKQQLAVQQSQINANISLEEDNKKFRVAQTLQEQEAEVAEINRQRTVEASRLLAQIAVAEADQKSKIAQQEASIAITNKEKERFSAEAQKAQAEEGVKTARQVENAEREKQLSLIVAEREAQEKRITDQNVIEIDVFRRRRQAEIARQAALLEAESIRTLADAQKYKLIAEAEGKRALVEAENALSNANRTAEIIKFIFPEIAPKLPEIIQSLAPQPGILGDARIYSFPGALRNNGESNGNDINKLLFSTSGLSLLNTLLDEGKLGNLLGQIKGLLNTENQSSALPLTNISDTVDYQEEINDNEEENISNDDDLDYSPWVSDTTISKQDQSM, from the coding sequence ATGAAATTTTGGTTAAACTTCATTCAGCAATTACCTACCATTGAGTTAGATAAATTAGAATTACAAAAGCCTCAATATTTATCATCATCAAATAATCAAACCACTGCAACAATTCCTATTAATACCGCTCCTACTTTAGCACAGTTAAATATTGGTAATGTGACCTTTTTTGGTGGTTTAATTGCTTTCTTGGTAATGCTCGGTTTAGTAGCAATTTGGGGTTATACCAGAGTTTATACTATTACACCGAATAATGAAGCATTTGTGCGTACTGGTGGCATATTCGCTAAGGATAAAAAGGTTATATTGAATGGAGGTTGTATGGTTATACCGGGCTTCCACGAATTAACAAGAGTGCCTTTGCGTGAAATTTCCATCGATGTTGTCAGACAGGGCAATTTAGCGGTAAGAACAAGAGATTATTTACGCGCTAATATGAGAGTGACATTTTATGTTTGCATTAGTGCAGATAAAGATGCGGTTTTAACAGCGGCCCAAAGATTATCAAAACAAGGAAAAATTTCTGAAGTTGACATCAAGGATGCCTTGGAGAAGCGCGCTGATGATGCCATTCGTGCGGCGGCAAAAAAGAAAAGTATTGCAGAAATTGATTCAGATAAGTTGGGTTTTGCTGATGAAGTTTTAAACCTAATTCAACAAGATTTAAGAAAAGTTGGTTTAACCCTAAATAATATCGCTATTTCTGAAATTGAAGAAAGTGATACTTATGATGAAAATAACTTTTTTGATGCCCAAGGGGTAAGATTGCGCACGGAAACAATTCAAAAATCTATTAAGCAAAAATTAGATGTTGAGTTAGAAACAAAACGAGAAAAAAGAGAGATTGAATTAAACACTCAAGTGGCTATTGAGCAACAAGAATTAGACGCTGAAAAACAATCTTTAAATATTAATAAAGAGAAGGAAGAAGCTAAGTTAACAAAAATGAAAGAAATTGAATTTCTCAAAGCACAAAGAGAAAGGGAAATTCAAGAATCGAGGGATCAAGAACAAGCGAAAATTGAGCGTAATAAAATTTTACAACAACAGGCTATTGAAGAAGAAAGAATCAAGCAACAATTAGCGGTACAACAAAGCCAAATTAACGCTAATATTTCGTTGGAAGAGGATAATAAAAAATTCCGAGTGGCACAAACTCTACAAGAGCAAGAAGCAGAAGTGGCTGAAATCAATCGTCAGCGCACGGTGGAAGCCTCTCGACTATTGGCACAAATTGCAGTAGCGGAAGCGGACCAAAAATCAAAAATCGCTCAACAAGAGGCATCTATTGCTATTACGAATAAGGAGAAAGAAAGATTTTCTGCCGAGGCTCAAAAAGCACAAGCGGAAGAAGGGGTAAAAACTGCCCGTCAGGTAGAAAATGCGGAAAGAGAAAAACAATTATCTTTAATTGTGGCGGAAAGAGAAGCACAGGAAAAACGTATTACCGATCAAAACGTGATTGAAATTGATGTTTTTCGTCGTCGCCGTCAAGCCGAAATTGCTCGTCAAGCGGCGCTGTTGGAGGCTGAATCTATTCGCACTTTAGCCGACGCACAAAAGTATAAATTGATAGCGGAGGCTGAGGGGAAACGGGCGCTGGTTGAGGCTGAAAATGCTCTTAGTAACGCTAATCGTACCGCAGAGATCATAAAGTTCATTTTCCCCGAAATAGCTCCCAAATTGCCTGAAATAATCCAATCCCTAGCACCCCAGCCCGGTATTTTAGGGGATGCAAGGATTTACTCTTTTCCAGGCGCCCTCCGCAATAATGGAGAGAGTAACGGTAATGATATTAATAAATTGTTGTTTTCTACCAGTGGTTTATCTTTGTTAAATACTTTATTGGATGAGGGTAAACTAGGTAATTTATTAGGTCAAATTAAGGGGTTGTTAAATACTGAAAATCAATCCAGCGCCCTCCCCCTTACAAATATTTCTGACACTGTGGATTATCAAGAAGAAATTAATGATAATGAGGAAGAAAATATCAGTAATGATGATGATTTGGATTACTCTCCTTGGGTATCTGATACAACTATTTCAAAACAAGATCAATCAATGTGA
- a CDS encoding GAF domain-containing sensor histidine kinase, giving the protein MLTPLFCDWCNETTDTRENRSRLMLKRLKLDQGNVIPVFEEATQTIANFAHAPVAILGIIRNGEYHFLSAFGLMNFGLNTDFVCSRKLSTVDTFAFHVITAKQTLAISNTLADSFFCHHLLVQKYQIRAYLGTPLMGAEGECVGCLEIFDLQEREFTAQDIEFVELSARWCMAEYERGLLKEAKSNLFIDDNKLPEINVNQVSSSTENISDYSILHPKNLTLKLLNKLLQKTTIPLTSIIGMSSVLKQGIYGKINPKQLEYLNIIYDSGQEITTLLDELVSLGALEDNKNFEPTSVDVEILGQQIISSLQMMIQSRECTLRLSLEPGAKFWYLDREKFKQTLYYLLTTIIENVRSGSELNIHISQKKPPLNINIFVKHPWLGDGIPYEKIETYIKAIKQYYQMDLAYVSQEEIDAYLRSLSKYSYDLTTLLFTCYLIELQQGEIKLQGTPELGYRFLLHLPSKIGQE; this is encoded by the coding sequence ATGCTAACACCTTTATTCTGTGATTGGTGTAACGAAACCACTGACACCAGAGAAAATCGTAGTCGCTTAATGCTTAAGCGATTAAAACTAGATCAAGGTAATGTCATTCCCGTTTTTGAAGAAGCGACTCAAACAATTGCTAATTTCGCTCATGCGCCCGTCGCCATTTTAGGGATAATTCGGAATGGAGAATATCATTTTTTATCAGCATTTGGCTTAATGAATTTTGGTTTAAATACTGATTTTGTGTGCAGTCGAAAACTCTCTACAGTTGATACTTTTGCTTTCCATGTTATTACGGCGAAACAAACTCTAGCAATATCGAATACCCTCGCCGATAGTTTTTTTTGTCACCATTTATTAGTACAAAAATATCAAATTAGAGCTTATTTAGGTACACCGTTGATGGGCGCTGAGGGAGAATGTGTGGGATGTTTAGAAATATTTGATTTACAAGAGAGAGAATTTACTGCCCAAGACATCGAATTTGTAGAACTTAGCGCCCGTTGGTGTATGGCAGAATATGAGAGAGGATTATTAAAAGAGGCAAAATCTAATCTTTTCATTGATGATAATAAATTACCAGAAATTAATGTAAATCAAGTCTCTTCATCTACAGAAAATATCAGTGATTATTCGATACTTCATCCTAAAAATTTAACATTAAAATTACTCAATAAATTACTACAAAAAACTACCATTCCTCTCACTTCAATTATTGGTATGTCTAGCGTTTTAAAACAAGGTATTTACGGCAAAATCAACCCCAAACAATTGGAATATCTTAACATTATTTATGATAGTGGACAGGAAATAACCACCCTCTTAGATGAACTTGTTAGTTTAGGGGCGCTGGAAGATAATAAAAATTTTGAACCTACTTCTGTGGATGTAGAAATTCTCGGACAACAAATCATTTCTTCACTGCAAATGATGATACAAAGCAGAGAATGCACCCTGAGATTATCATTAGAGCCGGGTGCCAAATTTTGGTATTTAGACAGAGAAAAATTCAAACAAACTCTTTACTATTTATTAACAACTATTATTGAAAATGTTAGATCAGGAAGCGAATTAAATATTCATATCTCACAAAAAAAACCACCTTTAAATATCAATATTTTTGTCAAGCATCCATGGTTAGGAGATGGTATTCCCTACGAAAAAATCGAAACTTATATCAAAGCAATTAAGCAATATTATCAAATGGATTTAGCTTATGTTTCTCAGGAAGAAATAGACGCTTATTTAAGAAGTCTCAGTAAATATAGTTATGATCTAACCACCTTATTATTTACTTGTTATTTAATTGAATTACAGCAAGGAGAAATTAAATTACAAGGCACACCAGAATTAGGTTATCGATTTTTGCTACATTTACCGTCAAAAATTGGTCAAGAATAG